From Daucus carota subsp. sativus chromosome 6, DH1 v3.0, whole genome shotgun sequence:
TtctttaacaaatttataactCTGAAACCATGTGTCTGCTTTACCATCAAGATACATTTCAACCAAATCACACTTGAAAGAGTCTTTTACCTGATGAAACAAGAAAAACTTGTTGCACTTCCGAAGCCACACCCGCGGATCCTCTTCCCCTTTGAAATGTGTGAGTTCCACTTTGGGATGGCTGAAAGTCATTCTTCCTTGATTTTCCTTATCATCCCCTTTTTGTCTAAAATGATTCACCAAGGGTGACTGCAGAATTGGAGACTTATTCACATACACTTCTCCATCTCTTGTCGTTGTCTTCTCGATGTTGAGAGCTTTAAGAATCCCAGTCATTTTATCCTCAATCTTTCCATCAATTGCAGCACTGTACTGTTCCAATCGTGAATCACACCCAGTAACCACCGTCATCATCTGATCCATTTTCGCAATGATTTTCTCTTCCAAAGCTGAATGACTGGTCTCGATGTGTTTGTAACAAGAAACACTCACTTCGTGAATTCTGGATTCCAGTTCACGCCAATGATCATCAGTTGACTTGGATCGCGTCGTCGACGCCATCTTCGATTTCGAGAATCGACTGCGCTGATACCACTTGTCAAGATCTAACCCCCTTGACCTGATTGACTATACTAACCAGAGAGATATGAGAGAGATGTGAGAGAGATTTAGAGGAAGAGAGACAGAGAAAGACAAGCCAATGTTGTATTAGAAATTCGATAGCGTTACAATCACAACTCAATCCGTTATATATCTAACTACTCGTCTCCTTTCTGTTTAGATGTAACTAACTTTTAACTAATTCACATCTTTAACTCCGGTTCATGACAACCAGGAGATTTCACATTACAGAGAAGTGTAAGATATTCTTAAATTCTAAACCACACATAAATAAGAGAGATTTTTCCGGCATCAACAAAAACCTTAATCAGTTTCTTCTTGCTTGTCACAGGCTTGGATTATATAACGATGCAAATGAACCATTTAGTTTTATTTTCCACCATTTTGTTGATCTCCGTCTTTACAAATTCATCCCCTGTTGATGTTTTAAGAGGAgaacaaataataaaagatGGCAGCACAATTGTGTCAGCAGAAGGTGAATTTGAGCTTGGATTTTTCAGCCCCGGGAGTAGTACAAAACGCTACGTGGGTATATGGTTCAAGAAAATATCGTCCGGGACGCGGACGACTGTATGGGTGGCCAACAGGGATGCACCACTGAATAACACTTCTGGTGTACTAAAGATTGATTCCAAGGCAATTTCACTTTTTAGTAATGCTAGTAGTACTGTTATATGGTCATCGAGTTATTCAAGGCCTGTCGACAGTCCAGTGGCTCAGCTGTTGGACAGCGGAAATCTTGTTATCAGGGACGAAGATGATGGCGGCCTAGAGAATTCTGTATGGCAGAGTTTTGACTACCCTGCAGATACCATTTTGCCTGGTATGAAATTTGGAACTGATTTAGTGAGGGGCTTAAGGTGGGAACATTCGTCGTATAAAAGTGCTGACGATCCATCTGCAGGAAGTTTTGTACATCGAATTGATATCCATGGTTTTCCTCAGTTTCTGTTGTGGAAAGGTTCAGAACTACATGCTAGGAATGGACCGTGGGTTGGGAATCGGTTTAGTGGTGATCCAGAACCAAAGACGAACAATATTTACATGAATGAATTTGTTATTGAGGCAATGGAGATATATTATGCATTTCATCTTCTTAATAAAAGTTCTACTACACCTATCACAAGGTTAACATTGACTccaaatggtaaatatacagcgTCTGGTATGGAATGATCAGAACAAAGAATGGGTGACTTATTTCACTTTACTAATAAGTGACTGTGATCAATTTGGTTTATGTGGTCCATATAGTACTTGTGACATTAGCCGCTCTCCTAGATGCTCGTGTTTGAAAGGGTTTAATCCAAAGATGCCAGAAAAATGGGAAGCAGCTGATTAGAGAGACGGGTGTGTTCGGGTAACTCCACTAGATTGTGGTCATGGAGACGGTTTTAAGAAGTTTTCTGGATTGAAATTGCCAGACACACGACAATCATGGTACAACTTAAGCATGAGTCTCGAGGAATGCAGAAGCAGATGCTTAAAGAATTGCACTTGCACAGCTTATTCAAATACAAACTTCATGAAAGGTGGAAGTGGATGTTTGTTGTGGTTTGAGGAATTGATGGATATTAGTAGCTACACAGATGAAGGGCAGGATATTTATGTGAGAATGCCAGCTTCTGAGTTAGGTAAGGCTATGATTTCACACagttacacatatatttaactGTGAGCCAAACAGAAATACAAATGTCAAAAATATACTagttctaatttatttttttctgtaGATGAAAGCAAAAGATCCCAAGTGAACCGAGTGCTGTTCATATCAATTCCTACAATATTAACAGCGATATCAGTTTTGATCATCATGCATTTGCTTAAGAAAAGAAGGCTGAACAGAGAAAGTAAGTGCTGAGTAAATTTCTTTACTAAATTAACCGGCTGTGAGCTACTTTATAAGTATTTAGGAGAAGTATATTGTCAAGAACATTACAATACTAGTGTACCATTTGTATTTATTGCATCTCATTTCGCAGGAAGgctaaatataaatgaaaaccATAATCTGGATTTGCCATTTGTTGAGTTCAGAAGAATTACTCGTGCCACCAGTAACTTCTCCGATGACAACAAGATTGGAGAGGGAGGCTTTGGACCTGTTTACAAGGTTAGTATCAATTTCACAACACAGGAATGAGCTCAGTAGATTTGAAATATAAGCTGCATAATTTgtggaaaatttataaatataaatgatgaGGTAGCATTATAAAGGTGACGAAGAACTAAAGAACAATCTCagactaataaaaaaaatagaaatagaaGTATCAAAAGAATTAATTTGCACTTGAAGGGATTGCTAGAGGACGGGCAACAAATAGCGTGAAGAGGCTGTCGGAGAATTCAAATCAAGGAATGGATGAGTTCAAGAATGAACTTTCACTGATTGCTAAACTTCAGCATCGAAATCTTGTCTCCCTTCTTGGCTATTGTATTAAGGAAAAGGAAAGGATATTGATCTATGAATACATGCCCAACAAGAGTCTTGATTACTTTATTTTCGGTACATCCCTCTTCTTGATCTTTTCTCATTTTCCAAAAACAATACTTGCAAGACATAATATTTGTGTTATCCtgataaattttaagaaaaaaaactgCTGGTTACATCATTTAATAGGACAGCAATCTGAGCAACTACAACTGAAATATGAACAGATAAAGATTTACGCAGATTAGTGGATTGGCCAAAACTCTACAATATCATAACTGGAGTTGCCAGGGGACTTTCGTATCTTCATCACGACTCCAAACTAAGGATCATTCACAGAGATCTTAAAGCAAGCAATGTGTTGCTTGACCACGAAAtgaatccaaaaatttcagacttTGGCATGGCCAGAAGCTTTGGAGGCAGCCAAACCGAAGCGAATACAACAAGGGTTGTGGGGACATAGTATGAATTTTACAACATTTCAGAGAATTTTTGTTTTCACCATGAAACTAACATGTTTCTTATGTGTCTGGCAGTGGTTACATGCCCCCGGAGTACGTGATTGATGGCATATTTTCAATGAAATCTGATATTTATAGTTTTGGTGTCATAGTAATAGAAACAATAAGTGGGATGAGAAACAGATGTTTTGAACATCCTGATCACAATCTCAACCTTCTGGGACATGTAAGCAGACTCACATATTTACGcgataattgttattttttccTAAGGTAAACTGGAGACATGATTACTTATAAGGtctgaaaattttgttttaggCATGGAGATGTTTTGATGAAGAGAAGCTTGATGCATTAATCGACCGTGTTGGAGCCAAGTAGTCGATATGAAGTGATTCGGGTGATTCATATCGGATTACTTTGCGTTCAAGAATATCCAGAAGACAGACCAGACATGACATCTGTTGTTCTGATGTTGAATAGCAGCATTGCACTGCCCCGACCCAAGAAACCTGGATTTTTCACCGAGAGAAAACAACATGAAAATAATTGGTCTCAATACAAGCCTGGATTATCTTCATCAAATGACTTCAGTATTACGAGCATCGCTCCGCGATAGGgctgtatattattataaaagaaattttGTCTGATATTCAAATTAATGCAACTGACTGTTTACTGCATTTTTATGCAATCGATTAGTTTTGATTCTCGATCGCAAGTCATTTTCGAAACAGATTTAGTTGCTATAAAATATTTCGCCTATATCAACTTGAACGCGGTGAGGCATGCCATTACAGAGTGAAGTCATTGTCTAGCCCAACGGAAACCGGTTTACTTGACTAAATTTTAAGTACTAATCTAATTAGATTAAATTAATATGTCACTAGCTAGAAAACCAAGAATCATGCATGTAATGCTCCAGTATATTAGAAGTCGATTATTTATGATAAGTAATACATTAGCAACTTGTTATTACAACATAGCCGAGGCCATTCGAAGAATACCTggtatgtttggtttgatttgatttatcaCGAAAACATATTTATGGACACTGAGTGCGTAAAAGGTCGTAGCAACCGAAAGACGAATCTCATCACCAAGACATGGCAACGCTGTCGATCCTTCCCTGGAAAAGAGAGGAGCGAGCCTAAGCTTAAAGTAGCTCCGCAAGGATGTTTTTCAGTCTACGTGGGAGCAGAGAAGCAAAGATTTGTGATCAAGACCGTGTGCGCGAATCATCCACTATTTAAAATGTTGCTTGAAGATGCCGAAATGGAATACGGTTTCATCAGCGACGGTCCTATTTTGCTTCCATGCGATGTTGATCTCTTTTACAAAGTGCTGGCAGAGATGGATGATGCAGAAAGTGCTAATGGAAGTCATTTGTCGAGATCGAAATCGTGCGGGTTTGCGTACGGCTCATTCGGTTCGTTTAGTCCGAATCGTGGTAAAAGAGAAGGTGTGAGTAAAGGTTTTGGTTCATATGGGTTGCTCACTCCATCCAGGCTGATCAGAATGAATTAGCTTCAACTATATGGTGCAGCTCTGTTCAGTTACATAGAATAATACTTGTTCGACTCCTGACCTCCCGCAAGGGGTACTAGGGTACAACCACCGCACCAACACCTTGTTGGATATCAATCTGAACTTCAAATATATTCGCAAATAATTCTCTTTATTGATTAATAAAGTTATAAGTTAACTTCTGAATGATAGGTCGAATAGTAGTTGAGGAAAGTCGTTGGAATCTTCGATCTTCACCATATCTTCTATGTGACGAAGTGTATAatggaaaatataaacaaaaacgTGAGTTACAGTTGAACTTGAGCAAGTAGGTTATCTGTTTTTTCTAGTTTTGTGCTAGAACTCAAATACGGTACGTTTATTTAAATGTCCCGTGATACATGTTCCTAGTTCGGTATTTCCTACACAAAGTTCATCAGTCTCTGTGCTCTTATTCAACAAACTAAACCTAATGGAGTATTTAAGTAAGAGATCTTCTGTGTCTAAAATTGCAAAACCCGAATGCTAAGTTGATCCCGTCATTTCGCACACAAAAATACAGCAAAATGATGCAATAGATACAAATGATTTATATTTGTACTGTTTTTTTATCTCTACTTTATCAATATTTGAACCGCTGCTGTAGCAGCTCTAggataatattttgatattttctgtttttctgaTAAATTTTAAAGTTCTGTGACCGGACTTCGTTCATGTagttagggttaaaaatggggtggggaaaatggggaacccgccCCAACCCGTCCCGAATGGGGCTGatccgccccgctaatatggggaatggggcagtgacggggaatgattttctgccccgccaaaatatggggcaagtatggtatttgttaaatccccgcggggattccccgccccgcaccgcatatatttaatataaataaataattatatttaatataatatatttattatatttaatataatatatttattatatttaatattattattttataatacacaaaactatacttttacaatgtataacatgtctctttgatttctattatatttagttttttgcttttaatatacatgtttaatatatttttattaaattctgaagaaaaaattactaaattttaaagtaattatttaatGTGTAATATTATAGCAGCGGGGTGGggcggggcgaaattatattaaatccccggTGGGGCAgggatggggattaaaaataaatccccgtggggaatggggcggggacggggcaggaaaaatatatatggggcggggttgggaaatgaagtccccgccccgaacccgccccatttttaaccctacatGTAGTATTGCTGTTACAAACACCTAACAACAGTTTTTTACTGAAAACGGGTAaaaaactgtttgataaatctaaaaacaGTTTTTCGTGCAATGGTTTATAACGCAAAAGTTGCTTTTAGCAGATCTTCCCATACTTTTGAGAGAAAAAAACTCATTTTCGACTTTTGCGGGAAGCTGTCATATATTTTACTATCAaatcttatcaaaaatattatgactcaaaatatgcaaatatcaaaataaaaaaattaccaaataattatttgatttctataacaacaatttttttatcaacactTTTTCTAACGGTACTAACattttttaacagcactcccaaataGACTATAAGTATTGAGAccattttctttaaaattacATAGCATAAAATGCTCAATCGTCCATGAAACAAATTGCagtaacaaaatatataatacataaagaCCGTGCAGCAACTCTCTCCCAACATTATAACATTTAAATGTTCATTGATTCTTCAAAACTCTTCATTGCAGAAGCAGGCAAACCAAGAAGCACATTGATGCTTTTACGTTCTTTTCCGTGTGACAGAAACAGGGTCACTTCTTTCTCCGGCAATGCAACAGGCACTGATAGAATAGGCTCGCCCCATCCGAAATCCGTGGTGTGGAAAGATAGCCTGGACCAAGTAGTGATCAAAAGAGTTGCAGCCAGAGAAGGCCTTTCTCTGGTTACTTCAAAATAGTCTATTGCTGATTTCATGTAACTGTCCGTGACCAAATTCACCGCTTCCTGGACTAACTTCACTGCAAATGACAACGGCTTCTCCACGAGCTCTCCTGAAGTACAGATGGAGTTTGTTAACACAATGCCATTGCCAAAATAGCCTTGTGGCAGAGGCGGATTGAATCTGGACCTTCCATCGACAGCAAAGAGGAGTTTTGTTTGTTGATCAGGATTTAATTTCAGGGCCTGGCTTCTAGCTCTCCAGACAAATGCTGAGAGTGCTTCAAAGGTAGTGCACTTTTTGAGTGTTCCGTCTTCTAGTGCTTTCCTTTTCAGATAATCAAGCATTTCAGGACTGAAACAGAAGGACTTGTAAAGCATTTCTTCTTTGTAGAGCTCAGCAGTGTTTGAGATGTCGTCGATTTGTGCAAATTCATGATGAGGAAACTCAATTTTTGGTTCGTCTCTAGCTTTGAGTATGCTTCTGTCAAGAAACGGAGGCACTTTGAGGGATAAGCCTCGTGCAGTTTCACCCCACGAATTCACGAAGTCCATAGCACCAAGCCCATCAAACATGCAATGGTTCATGCATAATCCAAGAACAAATCCTCCACATTTGAATTTTGTAACCTGAATCATATTAGCAATATTAAAATCACTCTCCCACTGTCTGAAGTCATTACTTTAGAGTTTTGACACTGAGTATGAGACAACTAATAGTGTTTGATAATAAATATGGAACAGATTacaaaatacttttaaaaaaaatactaatatgGAACagattacaaaataatttaaactaaaaaaaagaaCTGACCTGGGCTACAAGAGGAGGAATCTCTAGTATGTTTTTGGCCCCTGGAACATCATAAACCAACTTCCCAAGAGTGACAGGATCCGGCTTTGTATTATCACCAATCTCTTCCAAACCACAATTAGCCTCTGCCTCGACAAAGACAGCACCTTCTCCACTACAATTTACAATCAACTTGCCCTCAGGGCTTATTGTTAACCGCCCTGCAAGCGGGTAATAATGAACAAGAACCTTTGCCAAGGCATCCTTAATCACCTCCACAGCATTCTCATTCCCTTTCTCCTCGGACTTGAAGCAGTAAATAGTACGTACAATCACCGCAATGTTCTGATCAAGGTTGGACAAAAAGTACAGACCCTTCTCAATATCATCAGCAGGAGGAACCAGCGTTGGCTCGCCTTGCTTGACCACTAGCTCAAACTCATCAACGCCAAAGTTTCCCATGAGAAGTTGCTTACAAACCTGTAATGAGCAAATGTCTTTGAGTGTAGTATTGAAAGTAAACAAGAGTGATATACTAATGAAAGAGTTTGCAGCAGCTTATATAGGAATGCATGGGTTAGAAGATATCAAAGTTTGTTAGTTTTGGTTAACAAAGATTTAATCAAGAAAGGGACAGGGTATGCTACAAATTTGGAGGTATTCATTATTCACAAAGCTGTTTTAAATGTGGGGGgccattttcaaaaatttgctcTGGTGAGGTCATACTGTTTATTAATAGAGGTAGGCTACTGGCTACAAACCAAACAATGCGAGTCATAACTCATAAGATGGCTCATGGGGTGTTTGGTGAGGTTGGCATCCAAATTTGGGTAATCAACCTAGACAATACAAATTATTCAAACAAGCACCATCATGCACAGGCTTTCGTTAATTAAATAAAGCAAAGCACGGCTTTATATGCCAGCTTGTAACGCATAACACAATTAGTATAAGCTAACCGGGTTTAAAGCATTGCCGACAGTATAAACGAATAATATAAAAACCTCTGTGACGttggttatatttgtcgaattaGCGTCTTTTGCTACTTGCAAGAAGATTTCATGTCATTTGGTATCATATGCAAGTGATTTGTAGGTGGAACAAATTTAACATAATAAGCActattttctatcattttaagtttttaaccaATTCTAACATAGATGCTCTATCATTTTAGCCGATCCCATCTATGATGCTCTATATTTTTAGCCGGTCATTTTAACCAATCCTAGATGTAAAGACGATCTTAATTACCGgcaccataattaaaattttatatattgctCCTTTAAATAAGATAGTATGTTTTTCTTGCAGCTAAATGATAAAAATTCTGAGCTGATAAGTATTGCAgcaccaaatatatatatatatatatatatatatatatatatatatatgttctctAGTTGTAGCTGCATATGAACGTACCGAGACATTACAATTCAGTTAAAACCAAGCTTGGTAAAAAAAATAAGCTAGGAGGTACAGTATTTTCTAACCATAGCGACCTGCAAAGTTGCTGAAGCCTGAAACTAAGCATGGGGTTGCATTTATATACTGAGAAACAGCTCGAAGGCCATTCCTGGAAAAATAAGTAGTGTAAACTGAAAACTACATGCTGAAACACTTTATGCTCCTTGCTATAAATCATTATTTCCCTGGTGAAGATCATGGGCACAAACAGACCTCAGAAGTGTTATCAAGCATGGCCCCAGTCTTAACCAGAGGATCACCGCCAGAAAATCCAAGTTACATTGCAACCTTCACTATAAACATTCATATGAGGAAGCAGAGACAAAGTAACATTTAGTAGGCAATTTTAATTACACAAGACCTGCAATTATACACAAGCCTCACCTTGAACATGAAAAATTACCATTGGAAGGTTTTGATACAAGAGATCCTTGTTCCAGACATAATTGTGACCAAAAGTAATAAACAAAGCATGAAAATGTGCCTTTCAAAGTAATTTGTTAATATCTGATACTAAGTATAGCTTACAAAAACACAATATCAAGGGTTAAAAAACTGAGATCACTGCTACTTCTTAATCCCAACTTCAGTCAATATTTTCTAAGACAGAATACCAAAGGAGTGCCACATTTATGAAATATCAGCTAAACCAAATTAAGTACAGCTACCAAAAGGGAGAGCTAGCTATCAAGACACAAAAGAACTCCTTAACATCTACAATAAGTTACCTAAAATAAACTAATATCTATTGATACAAACAGACCTATTCTGGGGTCTTCATCTAGCAGGGAAGATGAAAATTGGAAGGCCAACACATCATTCACACCAACAAAAAACCCTGTACAGTTAGGACCTGCCCTATTGACTCGTTACACAACCTTATTAGCGGCACATGGACTCAAAAGTTCTTTCTTACACTATGCCGCACTGCCACCTAAGCATTATTATCATCTTCCCCATCCCCTTCGCCATCTTCTGCAGTATCTTCCTCCccgtcatcatcttcatcagtcatgTTGTTTATAACATCAGTAATAATCGCCTTCACCTCGGCTTTTCTGTGCATGAGATCTACATCGAAGTGGGCACCTAATagaatcaagatttttatattagccactgaaaagtaaaaaaaaaaaaaaggaacttGCATAACTTTAGCTTACCGAGCTGTTTAAGTATATCAGATAAGGTTGCCTGCATGATCATAAACGCAATGATATCACTGTCAGTAGAAAATTTACGAGACCTCATAGTTTTGTCGACAAAAAAAAAGTCATTACACAGCTGAAAACAAGAGTACATACAGTGTTGAAGTCAACTTCCTTCAAAATGTCTGCTACAACTGCATGCATCTCCTCTTTGCTGGGTTCAGGTTTGGCCTTTTTGCTCGGCTTTTCATTTCCTAATGCCAACAAATTCATATACAAAATCATCACATACAAGAAAACATTGCATATCCAAACAGTGATCTATGGAAAATCACTTTAGATAAAAACTGAGAAACTAGGCCTTTCTTAGATATATTCTTAGATATAAAAATGTTTCTGGTTCTCAGTCTTTTAGGTCTCTCCAATATTGGGGGTTATCAATACATCATCTCAGGAGAAATCCGGAACATGCAAATTACATGGTGCAGCATTTAATTAGTAATATCATGTAGTGAAAAAGAATGAAATGTAAGATAGCATTCTTTGTTTGCCAATCACATAATTATAGACTTATAGTTCAGCTAATTTTGTGAaacactctttttttttttttttttggggggggggggggggggggggggggggggtaagtCTTAACCATTctcttaatatataaaaagctacaattaaaaaattaaaattctatgAGATATTGGAAAGAGCTAATCAATTATTAGTTCCCTCTCCATCAACAAATAAGTTGTAATTTTTCCCCCAACTTTGAAGTCAAAGTGGGAGGAGGATTGAACAAAACTTAAGAGAAGAGATGGCTATCAAGAGAACAAGAATACT
This genomic window contains:
- the LOC108227611 gene encoding omega-hydroxypalmitate O-feruloyl transferase; its protein translation is MGNFGVDEFELVVKQGEPTLVPPADDIEKGLYFLSNLDQNIAVIVRTIYCFKSEEKGNENAVEVIKDALAKVLVHYYPLAGRLTISPEGKLIVNCSGEGAVFVEAEANCGLEEIGDNTKPDPVTLGKLVYDVPGAKNILEIPPLVAQVTKFKCGGFVLGLCMNHCMFDGLGAMDFVNSWGETARGLSLKVPPFLDRSILKARDEPKIEFPHHEFAQIDDISNTAELYKEEMLYKSFCFSPEMLDYLKRKALEDGTLKKCTTFEALSAFVWRARSQALKLNPDQQTKLLFAVDGRSRFNPPLPQGYFGNGIVLTNSICTSGELVEKPLSFAVKLVQEAVNLVTDSYMKSAIDYFEVTRERPSLAATLLITTWSRLSFHTTDFGWGEPILSVPVALPEKEVTLFLSHGKERKSINVLLGLPASAMKSFEESMNI
- the LOC108225009 gene encoding G-type lectin S-receptor-like serine/threonine-protein kinase At4g27290, with translation MQMNHLVLFSTILLISVFTNSSPVDVLRGEQIIKDGSTIVSAEGEFELGFFSPGSSTKRYVGIWFKKISSGTRTTVWVANRDAPLNNTSGVLKIDSKAISLFSNASSTVIWSSSYSRPVDSPVAQLLDSGNLVIRDEDDGGLENSVWQSFDYPADTILPGMKFGTDLVRGLRWEHSSYKSADDPSAGSFVHRIDIHGFPQFLLWKGSELHARNGPWVGNRFSGDPEPKTNNIYMNEFVIEAMEIYYAFHLLNKSSTTPITRLTLTPNGKYTASGME
- the LOC108226129 gene encoding auxin-responsive protein SAUR32 yields the protein MDTECVKGRSNRKTNLITKTWQRCRSFPGKERSEPKLKVAPQGCFSVYVGAEKQRFVIKTVCANHPLFKMLLEDAEMEYGFISDGPILLPCDVDLFYKVLAEMDDAESANGSHLSRSKSCGFAYGSFGSFSPNRGKREGVSKGFGSYGLLTPSRLIRMN